In Acidaminococcus timonensis, one DNA window encodes the following:
- the rpoB gene encoding DNA-directed RNA polymerase subunit beta, producing MFKPVHNGDRIRYSYARIKEVLKMPHLIDLQRKSYEWFIREGLHDVFKDVSPIKDFTDNLELSFENFTIGDPKYDIETCKEKDATYAAPLNVDVRLLYKDTGEIKESTVFMGDFPLMTDTGTFVINGAERVIVSQLVRSPGVYYSKDMDPMGKFLYGTTVIPNRGAWIEYETDLNDIIYARVDRTRKLPATALLRVMGLPTNDDIIKTFGEHPFLTATLAKDTTKNEEDALLEIYRKLRPGEPANLENAAQLIKNIFSDNRRYDLANVGRYKVNKKLGWRHRLLGKELTSPIAFENPDGTQGEVVLPAGTIIGDEEIDKLEQSGIYSEPGYADVWVNYQEHPEHIIVTKDIDASVRVITPADVIASFAYLLNVIDGMEGKDDIDHLGNRRVRCVGELLQNQFRIGLSRMERVIRERMTLQDADVITPQALINIRPVVAAVKEFFGSSQLSQFMDQNNPLAELTHKRRLSALGPGGLSRERAGYEVRDVHVSHYGRMCPIETPEGPNIGLIGSLAAYGVVNRYGFIETPYRRVDKKTGKVTNDIVYMTADEEDNYIVAQANEPLNDDGSFVNSHVTCRERNDVLSIPPTRVDFMDVSPKQVMSIAAALIPFLENDDANRALMGANMQRQAVPLLNPKAPVVGTGMEYKVAVDSGVCILAKHAGTVKYVSGDKIIITRADGAGVDEYNVLKFKRSNQSTCVNQRPIVYKGDKVEEGQVLADGPATDHGELALGRNAIAAYMPWEGYNYEDAVLLSEDLVKEDVFTSIHIEEYNCDARDTKLGPEEITRDIPNVSEEALKDLDEDGIIRIGAEVRPGDILVGKVTPKGETELSAEERLIRAIFAEKAREVRDSSLRVPHGESGIIVSVQIFTRENGDELPPGVSKQVRVHIVQKRKISEGDKMAGRHGNKGVVSRIMPREDMPFLPNGEPVQIVLNPLGVPSRMNIGQILEAHLGWAACGLGMRIESGDPSLAGELKEAGYDVDKYGMPQTVDHAVPVAVPVFDSAREDDMQKTLKLGGVDPSGKTILYDGRTGEPFDNPVTVGCIYYLKLHHLVADKIHARSTGPYSLVTQQPLGGKAQFGGQRFGEMEVWALEAYGAAYTLQEILTVKSDDVVGRVKAYEAIVKGENIPEPGVPESFKVLVKEMQAIGLDIQVLDEDDEEIDLDDEDEDIGMGDIARELDMDMANKANHTAANVGETNGANQNSDEELSPDEDQPEGSDFDVIADIGNMNLDDSQNDNGDDNGSDAE from the coding sequence ATGTTTAAGCCGGTTCATAATGGCGACCGCATCCGGTACAGTTATGCACGGATCAAAGAAGTCCTGAAGATGCCTCATTTGATCGACCTGCAGAGAAAATCTTATGAGTGGTTCATAAGAGAGGGGCTGCACGATGTATTCAAAGACGTTTCCCCGATCAAGGATTTCACTGACAACCTGGAACTGAGTTTTGAAAACTTCACCATTGGGGATCCCAAATATGATATCGAGACCTGCAAAGAGAAGGACGCTACCTATGCAGCACCTTTGAATGTGGACGTGCGCCTGCTGTACAAGGATACGGGCGAAATCAAGGAATCCACCGTTTTCATGGGTGACTTCCCTCTGATGACCGATACCGGTACCTTCGTGATCAACGGGGCTGAACGGGTCATCGTCAGCCAGCTGGTCCGTTCTCCTGGTGTGTACTATTCCAAAGATATGGATCCCATGGGCAAGTTCCTGTACGGGACCACGGTCATCCCCAACCGGGGCGCCTGGATCGAATACGAAACCGATCTGAACGACATCATCTACGCCCGTGTGGACCGGACCCGGAAACTGCCGGCCACGGCACTGCTGCGTGTGATGGGCCTGCCCACCAACGATGATATCATCAAGACTTTTGGTGAACATCCCTTCCTGACTGCCACCCTGGCCAAGGATACCACCAAGAACGAAGAGGATGCACTGCTGGAAATCTACCGGAAGCTGCGTCCTGGCGAACCGGCTAACCTGGAAAATGCCGCTCAGCTGATCAAGAACATCTTCTCCGACAATCGTCGGTATGACCTGGCCAACGTGGGCCGTTACAAGGTCAACAAGAAACTGGGCTGGCGCCATCGTCTGCTGGGCAAGGAACTGACTTCTCCCATTGCCTTCGAAAATCCCGATGGCACTCAGGGCGAAGTGGTCCTGCCGGCAGGCACCATCATTGGCGATGAAGAAATCGACAAGCTGGAACAAAGCGGGATCTACAGCGAACCCGGCTATGCGGATGTGTGGGTGAACTATCAGGAACATCCGGAACACATCATCGTCACCAAGGATATCGATGCTTCTGTCCGGGTCATCACTCCGGCTGATGTGATCGCTTCCTTCGCTTACCTGCTGAACGTGATCGACGGCATGGAAGGCAAGGACGATATCGACCATCTGGGCAACCGTCGTGTACGCTGCGTAGGGGAACTGCTGCAGAACCAGTTCCGGATCGGGCTGTCCCGTATGGAACGGGTAATCCGGGAACGGATGACCCTGCAGGATGCTGACGTCATTACGCCCCAGGCCCTGATCAACATCCGCCCGGTGGTGGCTGCGGTGAAGGAATTCTTCGGCAGCAGCCAGTTGTCCCAGTTCATGGACCAGAACAACCCTCTGGCTGAACTGACCCACAAACGGCGTCTGTCTGCTCTGGGGCCCGGTGGTCTGTCCCGTGAACGTGCCGGCTACGAAGTCCGCGACGTACACGTTTCCCACTACGGCCGTATGTGTCCTATTGAAACCCCTGAAGGCCCGAACATCGGTCTGATCGGGTCCCTGGCCGCTTATGGTGTGGTGAACCGGTACGGCTTCATCGAAACTCCGTACCGCCGGGTGGACAAGAAGACCGGCAAGGTGACCAACGACATCGTTTACATGACCGCAGACGAGGAAGATAACTATATCGTGGCACAGGCCAACGAACCGCTGAACGACGACGGTTCCTTCGTGAACAGCCACGTAACCTGCCGGGAACGGAACGATGTGCTTTCCATCCCTCCTACCCGTGTGGATTTCATGGACGTTTCTCCTAAACAGGTTATGTCCATCGCAGCAGCCCTGATTCCTTTCCTGGAAAACGATGACGCCAACCGTGCTCTGATGGGTGCCAACATGCAGCGGCAGGCTGTGCCTCTGCTGAATCCCAAGGCGCCTGTTGTAGGTACCGGCATGGAATACAAAGTGGCTGTGGACTCCGGTGTCTGCATCCTGGCCAAGCATGCCGGCACGGTGAAATACGTCAGCGGCGATAAGATCATCATCACCCGGGCCGATGGTGCCGGTGTGGATGAATACAACGTCCTGAAGTTCAAACGCTCCAACCAGAGCACCTGTGTGAACCAGCGCCCCATTGTCTATAAAGGCGACAAGGTGGAAGAAGGCCAGGTCCTGGCCGATGGTCCTGCCACGGATCACGGCGAACTGGCTCTGGGCCGCAACGCCATTGCAGCGTACATGCCCTGGGAAGGCTACAACTACGAAGATGCTGTACTGCTGTCCGAAGATCTGGTGAAGGAAGATGTGTTCACCTCCATCCATATCGAAGAATACAACTGCGATGCCCGGGATACGAAACTGGGACCTGAAGAAATCACCCGGGACATCCCCAACGTTTCTGAAGAAGCCCTGAAAGACCTGGATGAAGACGGGATCATCCGCATTGGTGCGGAAGTACGGCCTGGTGATATCCTGGTCGGCAAAGTCACTCCGAAAGGTGAAACGGAACTGAGTGCGGAAGAACGGCTGATCCGTGCCATCTTCGCAGAAAAAGCACGGGAAGTCCGGGACAGCTCTCTGCGGGTGCCTCACGGCGAATCCGGCATCATTGTCAGCGTGCAGATCTTCACCCGGGAAAACGGCGACGAACTGCCCCCCGGCGTTTCCAAACAGGTACGTGTCCATATCGTGCAGAAACGGAAGATCAGCGAAGGCGATAAGATGGCAGGCCGCCACGGGAACAAGGGTGTGGTTTCCCGGATCATGCCTCGGGAAGATATGCCGTTCCTGCCCAACGGTGAACCGGTACAGATCGTACTGAACCCCCTGGGCGTGCCTTCCCGTATGAACATCGGGCAGATCCTGGAAGCCCATCTGGGCTGGGCCGCCTGCGGCCTGGGCATGCGGATCGAATCCGGTGATCCCAGCCTGGCCGGCGAACTGAAAGAAGCCGGTTATGATGTGGATAAGTATGGTATGCCCCAGACAGTGGACCATGCCGTGCCTGTGGCAGTGCCTGTGTTCGATTCCGCCCGGGAAGACGATATGCAGAAGACCCTGAAACTGGGTGGCGTGGATCCCAGCGGCAAGACCATCCTGTACGATGGACGTACCGGCGAACCTTTCGATAACCCTGTTACTGTGGGCTGCATCTACTACCTGAAATTGCACCATCTGGTTGCAGATAAGATCCATGCCCGTTCCACCGGTCCGTACTCCCTGGTGACCCAGCAGCCTCTGGGTGGTAAAGCCCAGTTCGGCGGCCAGAGATTCGGGGAAATGGAAGTATGGGCACTGGAAGCTTACGGTGCCGCTTATACCCTGCAGGAAATCCTGACCGTGAAGTCCGATGACGTGGTGGGCCGTGTGAAAGCCTACGAAGCCATCGTGAAGGGTGAAAACATCCCTGAACCGGGTGTGCCTGAATCCTTCAAGGTGCTGGTGAAAGAAATGCAGGCCATCGGTTTGGACATCCAGGTCCTGGATGAAGACGATGAAGAAATCGACCTGGACGATGAAGATGAAGACATCGGAATGGGCGATATTGCCAGAGAGCTGGATATGGATATGGCCAACAAAGCCAACCATACCGCAGCCAACGTGGGCGAAACGAACGGCGCGAACCAGAACAGCGACGAAGAACTGAGCCCGGATGAAGACCAGCCGGAAGGCAGCGACTTCGATGTGATTGCAGATATCGGGAACATGAATCTGGATGATTCCCAAAATGATAACGGCGACGACAACGGGTCTGATGCAGAGTAG